The DNA sequence TTTCACTTCAATTAGTAGCCATACACAACCTTTGCATGATGTAAATCCAATACAGCAGAATCTAACACTACTGTTAAATAGGAGAAAATAACTACTAAAACAAACAGATCATATAGGAGAGGATCCAAACCATCTAATGACATAAGACTTGCATTCTAACATAGAAAATAGACTACAAAGGCAATCCAATATTTATTAAACAAAACTCTAATGAGAGAAGGGAGAAGGTATTAGTAAAACACTGCAAAAGGTAAAACAACAGCGGTCAAACTTACGGCAGCTTCAACGTTTGCTGGAGATTCATCATTGGGGCTCGAAAGCATTGATATAATACTCAGCACTATACTCTCTACCTGcaacataacaaaaaaaaaattattcttaagTGGGGATTTGAGATAGTTTCACAAATACATAAAATCATTGATTGTAGACAAGATGTGGCATAACAATTCTAAGAAAGTCCATCAAATTTATGAATTGCAAACCAACCTATGTTTTCACTTTAAAGCTATAAAATCCATCACAAACTTAAAATCGAACTACTAACTTGCATTTCAATCTAACCACATTGAAAAACTGACTACACTTGTAAAACATGAAAAGTCTGGATTTGTAATCTAGTAGTTTGACAAATCCCTTATTGTTTAGCAGTGTAAAGTATCAATAACTCCATTTTTCCATTACTAGTTGATCAGCCCAAATGCAATGGTGATAATGCAAATTCAAACAAACAAAACATCCACAACATGACATATAATATAGAGAAGAAAAACAGgtaaatctaactaaaataccACAGCATAAGATTAGCTTCTTTAGGAGAACACAAGGTGGTGGTGTAGTGCTGTTAAGTTAAACAATGCTGGGTTTCAATATTATAGCTGTTATAGTGTTATATGAGGTTTACTAATTGTAGAAATTTGAGCTTTACAATGCTTGTTGTATTTTCAACTTCAGGCTCCACTTTTCTTGATAAGAAATGTAAGATATCAACATTATCTACCTATTCTTTTAAGGGGGTAACAAGAGAAGTGGGGACAAGAGAAGGAAAGATACAACGGCAAAGATCTCCATACTACCACAACTTATTAAACCAACTTTAAATGAAACGCAGATATTACATGAGAATATTGATATTCAAAACCCCTTTATAGTATGCATATCATGCATAGGGCCAAAccacaagaagaaaaatgagtaaGACAACTGCTtcatatgattaaaaaaaaaaagcaggaGTTGGGAGATAccaaggttttttttttttttttgaaagagaGATACTAAAGTTTTAACCAGAAAAATCTAAAACGATATTTAATTGGTCATATCAAAGCCAAGCTATAATTTTAATGACGAAAGCTCGAACTCTCATTAATTCAAAATGAACATCCTCCACTCTTGCCAAAGCAAATTAAAACAACTATGCTAAAAGGTGTTTATATTCTCACATACCGTATGAACAGGATTCCAGCGCTCACTTGCAAGCTCATAACCATTTGGATCGTCACCGGGAGGGTGAAGAATTGATATGCAAACTCGACCATCAGGATATACTGCAAATTATACAGCAAACTTCAGTCTCATGTAGTTCAAATCAAAACGATACCACAAGTAAAACTAACCATTTGGGTGCCATATCTCGGAAGTGAATTTCACTGTTGGTGGGCTGTTTGGGTAATTGGATGGAAAGCTCATGATGGCATTGAAAAATCCCCCCTCACTGTCAAACAATGCAAAACAGCAGCAGTGTCAGTAAAATCCCAATGctaataaagaaagaaaacaaataataatCAAATCATGCAATTAATGGAAAGTAGATTGGTTTCAATCAAGGGCATCTTCAATCATTCCAATAATAAAAGAGAGGTATGAAGATAAGCACAATGTTGTGCTATCAAACAACCCAATCATGAAGGAAGGGTCTAAGAATTAGGGCAGGCAAAACACAAGCTCGTTAAATAAAACACCTTTATCAACCAACagaatgaatgaagaatccaaaACAATCAAATTGAATACATGAtctttaacaaaagaaaaaaaaggaaaaaacccTGCCCTTGACTAAACCCCTCATGAAAACACAGTTCGCAATCCAATAATCaagaaccaaaataaaaaaccCAAACTTACAATCGAAAATCACAAATATTTCAAGTAGCAGGGCATCCAATTATCGATTACAACAATcatacaacaaaataaaaacattaaatttgattaaaaggAGCTCACTAGAGAGTATCGGGAGGTCCAATTACGGTTACACTCCATTCAAAGATGTTGCTTTCATCGACCAAACCCGCGGAGAACCCATCAACAGGGTTCTTGCAAAGATCTGCAACCAAAAGGAACAACAAATCAAGACATAGCGGAAAAACCACGCAATAACAAAGCCACCGCGgcatcaattaaaaaatatatatacacacacaaaaCAATCGAAGATTGTAAAAAAAGGGTGGATAGGGTTCTGAACCTTTGAGCTGTTTTTGAAGGAGAAGGCTAGCCTGAGACGCCATCAAAAGAAACgattagagagagagagagaagggtgCCAGAGAAAGGAGTGAGAGAGAGATTGCGAAACAAAACAGAGAACTTGAAAAGCCGACACTTTACGAATATTTATAAGGAGAGCGAACAAGTGGGATTTAGAAGAGAAAATACGCGAGTTCTTGTTATTTTGAGTTTATATAACGATATGATAAGATATTTTGGGTTCGGATTTTCGGGTTTTACGGTTCAAATAATTAGTCTGTTTTTTTCAGTTTCAGGGCCCTTTCTCTTCCTATGCCAGCGGGCCgctatttttctctttttgtttctAAGATTCTGGTTAGTTCccataaaagaaaagaaaaaaaaaaatcgttgAAAAATTTAGTATCTCTATTAGGCATTAGCTCATCTCGAACTTGGATTTTGATATGATTAAATTAGaagaatttttataattattcaattagatatatgtttaaataaaattttaaaaaataagattaaaaataaaaatatcactAAATATTGATTTAAAATCGGTCATATCATAGTTATAGGAAATAGTGTTTGATTTTTAGACTATATCAATTATCAAGTGGATCCTTGCAATCAATAATATCTTCACGAACCTATAtcatttgtatatttttttattctcaaAGCTATGATTGTGATACATAGGATCCTCTTTATTTACGGAGACTTGCTACACATACAAATTTTTTTggtatataattttatataagttAGTCtaagtttaacaaaaataactCTCAAtttaaaaagcgtataaatacGCACTTTCTCAACTTTAAATagagcaaaataaaaaaaggttCTTCTTCAACATCTGTATTCTAcatttcttcctcttcctctttctccttcttatttacattcctcctcctttttcttcacattccttcttcttctttgcgtGTTTCATCCTCATCGTGGTTTTTTTACTATTGTTATTattgctgcatttttttctcctcatctttctattgattttgtaatattatgtattattttattctttatttaattttttctcctaaaaagaattataagaaaacgaaataaaaaaaaaagaaagtagaagcagtcgaagatgaggaggaagaagatgaacagctttaaattatgcagaagttatcaaaatacaaattaaccccaaatatcttcgtgttacactcAAATTTACtataaatacagaaaaataCTTCCTCTAATGttgcatttttcttcttttttttcttatttatttctttcttttagttaaatgaatgtatgttcatcttctttcaattaattttacagcattatgtgtttttttcttctttatttgacttttttttattcttattaagagagtaaaacaaaaagaaatttgagaaggtaaaacaaaaagtaaaagatgaataagaaaaaaaagaagaagaagatggtgatgatgataaaaaaagaAGTAGTAGAAGacgaggaggaggaagaggaagagttttgaattatgcaaaacttatcaaaataaaaatacatccaaatatcttcgtgttacacccaaatttacTGCAAATATAGAAAAATGCTTCCTCTAATactgtatttttttcttatttctttctttattttagttaaataaatGTACGTTCATCatctttcaagtaattttgcagcattatgtgtttcttattcttctttatttgatttttttgtttttattcttgttaagagagtaacaAGAAGAAGTTTGAGAAGATAAgacaaaaaggaaaagataaataagtaaaaaaaagaagaatatgatgataaaaaaaaagaataagcagtagaaaatgaaaaagaagaagaggaagagttttgaattacgTAGAACTTATCAAAATAACAATATACccaaaattcttaaaaattcacTCAAATGTCTTCGAGTTACACCCAAATATTTTCGTGTTACACCTAAATTTACTGTAAATAcagaaaaaaattttctctAATGCTACATTTTTTCTTCTGAATTGAACCACTCAGccacttgattggattcaaaacaataaaaacaggagaaaaaattcaaataaaaaaagaaagagaaaaaggaagaggaatatGTAGTATTGATGAGAAGAAATTctaatgaaaaaagaaagaggaagaagagaaagaataagAGGTAGTATTGATGATGACGATAACGAAAAAGAATAATAACCAAAAAGAACGTGCAGTAACAACACAAAACGTGTAAATATAAATGACTTATAAAGACTTATATAAAAAAACGCTTGTATATAGAGAataattcttatttttatatttttatttttagttatgaTTCATAGATAAGCTTTCTTAAACAAAATCAACAATAGTAACTTTTGGCAATGTTtagctaatattttttttattataaatatttacaTTACAtcttatgatttttttttttttaatttaagtatCGAAATCTTTTAAAAGTATTCTCATAgtccaaaaacttgatacgagCTCTCCAAGGATCTTTGGATCAGAATGTCCAAGCccattgtttaatttttttattttagataacactttgaaatatataatatttattaaaaaaatttaaagtcaATAGAAATTTACTAAATATAGTTCAAagtcattttattttatattttttaattatcatttattttatatttatcagttaatgttaatataattaaataatattaaatataataaatataaaattataaatattatttttttttgtgacaaaattat is a window from the Arachis stenosperma cultivar V10309 chromosome 3, arast.V10309.gnm1.PFL2, whole genome shotgun sequence genome containing:
- the LOC130965581 gene encoding ubiquitin-conjugating enzyme E2 7 codes for the protein MASQASLLLQKQLKDLCKNPVDGFSAGLVDESNIFEWSVTVIGPPDTLYEGGFFNAIMSFPSNYPNSPPTVKFTSEIWHPNVYPDGRVCISILHPPGDDPNGYELASERWNPVHTVESIVLSIISMLSSPNDESPANVEAAKEWRERRDDFKKKVSRCVRKSQEML